The following are from one region of the Platichthys flesus chromosome 2, fPlaFle2.1, whole genome shotgun sequence genome:
- the LOC133963754 gene encoding dnaJ homolog subfamily C member 16-like, producing MTVRRASGICPVLLAIFLLILVEHSVETASDNDPYKILGVSRSSSLPEIKRAYKNLVKEWHPDKNKDPKAEDTFIKIAKSYEILSNEERRSNFDRYGQMDENQAFGHSQHQGFRSFHNSFYFDESFFQFPRSRDFADSKYLLHHAQFNSDVLPDSHKRPYLIKVTSEWCFACVHIEPVWKETVQELEPLGVGIGIVDLGSERRLANQLGAHRAPSIIGLVNGRVTFFHQAVVREHLQQFIEDLLPYKLVEKITDSNYLTFLDNWHEENKPSVLLFDQVPIVPLLYKLTAFAFRDYVRFGQVDQGDTHCTRLLRQFNINTYAPTMMLFKEDTEKPVDIIQARGLKRQIMDEFVSNNKFLQVPRLVNQKLFDELCPVKQFHRRRKYCVLLITGEDQAFHPGNKAFLDFATANRKDVLRFAYVYQRQQPQLCQALLQNQVSLSPQVVILERRTQAGKVLYRSVSGGWNGSEEDKYRLQEQLELLQKDPTYLSLDATLPELNNEMAPIFIIQWMNVAYDYILQIYDDLLYSNWREMMPILSLIFSALFILFGTVIIQAFSEPGEDKPRKPKPKEQPQTEDDASSRASTSSRPPKKNFVEVTELTDITYISNLVKLRPGHINVVLVLTNASNKALLGKFAKEVFSFSGTQTLHFSFLNADKHCCWMPTLLRSASDAAESEGHSDEDEEPSDYAGYVLALNGHKKYFCLFRPVFTGDDPSDSSSDASFSSNSKRSSRSRSRSSSHSRSRSHSREDGAGPKRGSSRATSIEVHHKLDRLGLWMERLMEGTLPRLQVPAWPSLDDSANSSRES from the exons ATGACGGTGAGGAGAGCCAGCGGGATATGCCCGGTGTTACTCGCCATCTTCCTGCTGATTCTGGTCGAGCACTCGGTGGAGACAGCCTCTGACAATGACCCGTACAAAATCCTGGGggtcagcaggagcagcagtcTTCCAGAAATCAAAAGAGCCTACAAGAACCTGGTCAAAGAATG GCACCCGGACAAGAATAAGGACCCCAAGGCTGAGGACACGTTCATCAAGATCGCCAAGTCATATGAG ATCTTGTCGAATGAAGAGCGACGGTCCAACTTTGACCGCTACGGCCAGATGGATGAAAACCAGGCGTTTGGCCACTCCCAGCATCAAGGTTTCCGCAGCTTCCACAACAGCTTCTACTTCGATGAGTCGTTTTTCCAATTCCCCAG GTCCAGGGACTTTGCCGACAGCAAGTACCTGCTTCACCACGCACAGTTTAACAGCGACGTGCTCCCAGACAGCCACAAGAGGCCGTACCTGATCAAAGTGACCTCTGAGTGGTGCTTTGCCTGTGTCCACATTGAGCCTGTATGGAAGGAGACggtgcaggagctggagccgCTGG GTGTGGGTATTGGCATCGTGGACCTGGGTTCTGAGCGCCGCCTGGCTAACCAGCTGGGAGCCCACCGTGCGCCCTCCATCATTGGGCTGGTGAACGGCAGGGTGACCTTCTTCCATCAGGCTGTGGTACGGGAACACCTTCAGCAGTTCATTGAAGACCTGCTGCCCTACAAACTGGTGGAAAAG ATCACAGATAGCAACTACCTGACTTTTCTGGATAACTGGCATGAGGAAAATAAGCCCAGTGTTCTGTTGTTTGACCAAGTCCCAATTGTTCCCCTGCTCTACaaa TTGACAGCGTTTGCCTTCAGAGACTACGTGCGCTTCGGCCAAGTGGACCAGGGCGACACGCACTGCACTCGGCTCCTGCGGCAGTTCAACATAAACACGTATGCCCCCACCATGATGCTGTTTaaagaggacacagagaagCCTGTCGACATCATCCAG GCCAGAGGGTTGAAGCGACAGATCATGGATGAGTTTGTCTCCAACAACAAGTTCCTGCAGGTGCCACGACTCGTCAACCAGAAGCTTTTTGATGAGCTGTGTCCTGTCAAGCAGTTCCACCGACGGAGGAA GTATTGTGTGCTACTGATCACTGGTGAGGACCAAGCCTTTCATCCAGGCAACAAGGCTTTCCTCGACTTCGCCACGGCCAACAGAAAAGACGTGCTGCGCTTTGCATACGTATACCAACGTCAGCAGCCGCAGCTGTGTCAGGCACTGCTCCAAAATCAGGTTTCACTCTCACCTCAG GTGGTGATCCTGGAGAGGCGGACCCAGGCGGGTAAGGTCCTGTACCGCTCGGTGAGTGGCGGCTGGAACGGCAGCGAAGAAGACAAGTACCGCCTCCAAGAACAGCTGGAGCTCCTTCAAAAGGATCCCACGTATCTGAGCTTGGACGCCACTCTGCCAGAACTCAACAACGAGATGGCCCCG ATTTTTATAATTCAGTGGATGAACGTGGCGTATGATTACATTCTTCAAATATATGATGACCTTCTCTATTCAAACTG GCGAGAGATGATGCCCATTCTGTCCTTGATCTTCTCAGCTCTCTTCATTCTTTTTGGCACCGTCATCATCCAGGCCTTCAG TGAGCCAGGTGAGGACAAACCCCGGAAACCAAAGCCAAAGGAGCAACCACAGACTGAGGATGATGCATCCAGTAGAGCAAGTACTTCAAG TCGTCCTCCTAAGAAGAACTTTGTGGAGGTGACGGAGCTGACTGACATCACGTACATCAGTAACCTTGTCAAGCTGAGGCCTGGACACATCAACGTTGTGCTGGTGCTCACCAACGCCTCCAACAAAGCCTTGCTCGGGAAATTTGCCAAGgaggttttttctttctctgg GACTCAGACCCTCCATTTCTCTTTCCTTAACGCGGATAAGCACTGCTGCTGGATGCCGACACTCCTTCGCTCAGCCTCTGACGCTGCGGAAAGCGAGGGCCActctgatgaagacgaggagccTTCAGACTACGCTGGATACGTCCTGGCCCTCAACGGCCACAAGAAGTACTTTTGCCTCTTTAGACCCGTCTTCACAGGGGACGATCCCAGCGACTCCTCATCGGATGCGTCATTTTCCTCTAACAGCAAGAGATCATCCCgctccaggtccaggtccagctCCCACTCTCGATCCCGGTCCCATTCCAGGGAAGATGGGGCTGGCCCCAAGAGAGGCTCCAGCAGGGCCACAAGCATAGAGGTGCACCATAAGCTCGATAGACTGGGGCTGTGGATGGAAAGACTAATGGAGGGCACCCTGCCCAGATTACAGGTCCCTGCATGGCCCTCACTGGATGATAGCGCTAACTCTTCCAGAGAAAGCTGA
- the b3galt6 gene encoding beta-1,3-galactosyltransferase 6 isoform X2: MNLLRLVCRHKTALVLGTVCSFAIVLVFLAKCTSETLKQGHPDPPGLAPRANVLQSHPEQHNPLSTAKDLSAFLVVLITTGPKYTERRSIIRSTWLAKRDSDVLAMFVVGTQGLSNEDMQNINTEQGRHKDLLLLPDLRDSYENLTMKLLHMYSWLDQNVEFKFVFKADDDTFARLDLLKDELKLKEPSRLYWGFFSGRGRVKTAGKWRESAWELCDYYLPYALGGGYFLSADLVRYIHLNVGYLKTWQSEDVSLGAWLGPVDVRRTHDPRFDTEYKSRGCNNKYLVTHKQSLEDMLEKHQTLQRDGRLCKEEVRLRLSYVYDWSVPPSQCCQRKDGIP, from the coding sequence ATGAATCTGTTACGTCTGGTTTGCCGCCACAAAACAGCCCTGGTCCTCGGCACTGTTTGCAGCTTTGCCATAGTTCTTGTCTTCTTGGCCAAGTGCACCTCAGAAACCTTGAAACAGGGCCACCCGGATCCTCCAGGCTTGGCCCCTCGTGCCAATGTTTTGCAGTCCCATCCAGAGCAGCACAACCCCCTCTCTACAGCCAAAGACTTGTCAGCATTCCTCGTGGTCCTTATCACAACCGGACCCAAGTACACCGAGCGGAGGAGCATCATCCGAAGCACCTGGCTTGCCAAGCGGGACTCCGATGTTCTTGCCATGTTTGTGGTGGGAACTCAGGGCCTTTCCAATGAGGACATGCAGAACATCAACACAGAGCAAGGGCGGCACAAAGACCTGCTCCTACTGCCCGACTTACGAGATTCTTACGAGAACTTGACAAtgaagctgctccacatgtACTCCTGGCTGGACCAGAATGTGGAGTTCAAGTTCGTCTTCAAAGCGGATGATGACACATTTGCTCGCTTGGACCtcctcaaagatgaactgaagtTAAAAGAACCCAGCCGGCTCTACTGGGGCTTCTTCTCAGGGAGAGGCAGGGTGAAAACAGCCGGCAAGTGGCGGGAAAGCGCCTGGGAACTTTGTGACTACTACCTGCCCTATGCACTGGGCGGGGGCTACTTCCTCTCAGCCGACCTGGTGCGTTACATACATCTCAACGTAGGTTACTTGAAGACGTGGCAGAGCGAGGACGTGTCGCTGGGGGCCTGGCTGGGACCAGTGGATGTCCGGCGGACGCATGACCCGCGCTTTGACACAGAGTACAAGTCGCGTGGTTGCAACAACAAATATCTGGTCACACATAAGCAGAGCCTGGAGGACATGCTGGAGAAACACCAGACTCTGCAGCGCGACGGCCGGCTCTGCAAGGAGGAAGTCAGGCTGCGACTGTCCTATGTGTATGACTGGAGTGTGCCACCCTCACAGTGCTGCCAGAGGAAGGATGGCATTCCTTAA
- the cdab gene encoding cytidine deaminase b — MEQARMDKVKFSVEVMHTEDQGSRHLSPETIKRLIHQSQEAKKQAYCPYSKFRVGAALLTLDNRVFTGCNVENACYNLGVCAERNAMSKAVSEGYRSFKAIAVASDLNDQFISPCGGCRQFMREFGSNWDVYLSKPDGSCLKMTVDELLPLSFGPEDLSMKKVIDIPNEY; from the exons ATGGAACAGGCAAGGATGGACAAAGTGAAGTTCAGCGTGGAAGTGATGCACACTGAAGACCAGGGCTCCAGACACTTGTCCCCGGAGACAATCAAGAGGCTGATCCACCAGTCCCAGGAGGCAAAGAAGCAGGCCTACTGTCCATACAGCAAATTCAGAGTGGGGGCCGCTCTCCTGACCCTCGACAACCGTGTGTTCACAG GTTGCAATGTGGAGAATGCTTGCTACAACTTGGGTGTGTGTGCCGAAAGGAACGCCATGTCAAAGGCGGTGTCGGAAGGCTACAGATCATTCAAAGCCATTGCAGTCGCCAG TGACCTGAACGACCAGTTCATCTCGCCCTGTGGTGGCTGCAGGCAGTTCATGAGAGAG ttTGGATCTAATTGGGACGTGTACCTGTCAAAGCCGGACGGCTCGTGCCTGAAGATGACTGTGGACGAGCTGCTGCCTTTGTCCTTCGGCCCCGAGGACCTGTCCATGAAGAAAGTGATCGACATTCCCAATGAGTACTGA
- the si:dkey-33m11.8 gene encoding trypsin: protein MNLTTPCHLALLLVLVVNLTGVYGSRIIGGAEVNPYSLKFQASLQFLNSHFCGGTLIHSQWVVSAAHCWRPQHLVQVVLSEHNIDEVEGFEQRFNVSKIYRLYPNQPYMFDNDIMLLKLENPVTINSRVEPVSLPPPTSPPLDHYTRCTVSGWGVTWLNRYSLSPVLRSVDVNIFANCWFYYYFMITNNMICAGSYQGGKDSCQGDSGGPLICNGNFEGIVSWGYGCAHPNYPGVYTKVRNYLGWMNWIIQNN, encoded by the exons ATGAACCTGACTACACCCTGTCACCTCGCACTGCTCCTTGTGCTTGTTGTAAACCTGACAG GTGTGTACGGGAGCAGGATCATTGGGGGAGCAGAGGTAAACCCCTACTCCCTCAAGTTCCAGGCCTCCCTCCAGTTCCTGAACTCCCACTTCTGTGGAGGCACCCTCATCCACAGTCAGTGGGTGGTGTCCGCTGCCCACTGCTGGAGGCC GCAACACCTGGTCCAAGTGGTTCTGAGTGAGCACAACATCGACGAAGTGGAGGGCTTTGAGCAGAGGTTTAATGTCTCCAAGATCTATAGGCTCTACCCGAACCAACCATATATGTTTGACAACGATATCATGCTGCTAAAG CTGGAAAATCCAGTAACGATCAATTCCAGGGTTGAGCCGGTCTCTTTGCCACCGCCGACTTCTCCACCGTTGGATCACTATACCCGGTGCACAGTCAGCGGCTGGGGCGTGACCTGGCTCAACAGATACAGCTTGTCACCAGTACTGAGGTCTGTGGATGTGAACATCTTCGCTAACTGCTGGTTCTACTACTACTTCATGATCACAAACAACATGATCTGTGCTGGCTCTTACCAAGGTGGCAAAGACTCGTGTCAG GGGGACTCTGGAGGACCACTCATCTGTAATGGTAATTTTGAGGGCATTGTATCTTGGGGATATGGCTGCGCCCACCCCAACTACCCTGGCGTCTACACCAAGGTCAGGAACTACCTCGGATGGATGAACTGGATCATCCAGAACAACTGA
- the b3galt6 gene encoding beta-1,3-galactosyltransferase 6 isoform X1 codes for MCVWPALPASSPGLVHFIPLRHITMNLLRLVCRHKTALVLGTVCSFAIVLVFLAKCTSETLKQGHPDPPGLAPRANVLQSHPEQHNPLSTAKDLSAFLVVLITTGPKYTERRSIIRSTWLAKRDSDVLAMFVVGTQGLSNEDMQNINTEQGRHKDLLLLPDLRDSYENLTMKLLHMYSWLDQNVEFKFVFKADDDTFARLDLLKDELKLKEPSRLYWGFFSGRGRVKTAGKWRESAWELCDYYLPYALGGGYFLSADLVRYIHLNVGYLKTWQSEDVSLGAWLGPVDVRRTHDPRFDTEYKSRGCNNKYLVTHKQSLEDMLEKHQTLQRDGRLCKEEVRLRLSYVYDWSVPPSQCCQRKDGIP; via the exons atgtgtgtgtggcccgCTCTGCCTGCATCATCCCCGGGACTGGTACACTTCATTCCGCTCAG ACACATCACGATGAATCTGTTACGTCTGGTTTGCCGCCACAAAACAGCCCTGGTCCTCGGCACTGTTTGCAGCTTTGCCATAGTTCTTGTCTTCTTGGCCAAGTGCACCTCAGAAACCTTGAAACAGGGCCACCCGGATCCTCCAGGCTTGGCCCCTCGTGCCAATGTTTTGCAGTCCCATCCAGAGCAGCACAACCCCCTCTCTACAGCCAAAGACTTGTCAGCATTCCTCGTGGTCCTTATCACAACCGGACCCAAGTACACCGAGCGGAGGAGCATCATCCGAAGCACCTGGCTTGCCAAGCGGGACTCCGATGTTCTTGCCATGTTTGTGGTGGGAACTCAGGGCCTTTCCAATGAGGACATGCAGAACATCAACACAGAGCAAGGGCGGCACAAAGACCTGCTCCTACTGCCCGACTTACGAGATTCTTACGAGAACTTGACAAtgaagctgctccacatgtACTCCTGGCTGGACCAGAATGTGGAGTTCAAGTTCGTCTTCAAAGCGGATGATGACACATTTGCTCGCTTGGACCtcctcaaagatgaactgaagtTAAAAGAACCCAGCCGGCTCTACTGGGGCTTCTTCTCAGGGAGAGGCAGGGTGAAAACAGCCGGCAAGTGGCGGGAAAGCGCCTGGGAACTTTGTGACTACTACCTGCCCTATGCACTGGGCGGGGGCTACTTCCTCTCAGCCGACCTGGTGCGTTACATACATCTCAACGTAGGTTACTTGAAGACGTGGCAGAGCGAGGACGTGTCGCTGGGGGCCTGGCTGGGACCAGTGGATGTCCGGCGGACGCATGACCCGCGCTTTGACACAGAGTACAAGTCGCGTGGTTGCAACAACAAATATCTGGTCACACATAAGCAGAGCCTGGAGGACATGCTGGAGAAACACCAGACTCTGCAGCGCGACGGCCGGCTCTGCAAGGAGGAAGTCAGGCTGCGACTGTCCTATGTGTATGACTGGAGTGTGCCACCCTCACAGTGCTGCCAGAGGAAGGATGGCATTCCTTAA